A stretch of the Pogoniulus pusillus isolate bPogPus1 chromosome 14, bPogPus1.pri, whole genome shotgun sequence genome encodes the following:
- the TP53INP1 gene encoding tumor protein p53-inducible nuclear protein 1 isoform X2 — protein MFQRLNNMLMGEIDSLSSQEPEFSEKEDDEWILVDFIDTCTNCSSEEVNVAEASAVDGSPVFSCLPSPLEHLPEASESCFIQFESCPMEESWFITPPPCFTAGGLTTIKVETSPMENLLIEHPSMSVYAVHNTCHSLNETGCGDEEFHSPGSPRAEARSEVAQRVHCYVTALATRSAFLENTKSFRPAHWIKEHHERHHPGRNRLRRQNLTRDCHPRQLRHSGLFVHQPCQRQFNY, from the exons ATGTTCCAGAGGTTAAATAACATGCTCATGGGAGAGATTGACAGCTTGTCCAGCCAAGAGCCAGAGTTCAGTGAGAAAGAAGATGACGAGTGGATTCTGGTTGACTTTATAG ACACTTGCACTAATTGCTCCTCGGAGGAAGTGAATGTTGCTGAAGCATCGGCCGTGGATGGCTCTCCCGTCTTCTCCTGTTTACCATCTCCCTTGGAACACTTGCCAGAGGCCAGCGAGTCCTGCTTCATCCAGTTTGAGTCGTGTCCTATGGAGGAGAGCTGGTTTATTACCCCTCCCCCGTGTTTTACTGCAGGTGGATTAACCACTATCAAAGTGGAAACCAGCCCGATGGAGAACCTCCTCATAGAGCATCCCAGCATGTCTGTGTATGCTGTCCACAATACCTGTCACAGCCTTAATGAAACTGGATGTGGAGATGAGGAGTTTCACAGCCCGGGTAGTCCCAG AGCGGAGGCCCGAAGTGAAGTGGCGCAGCGCGTTCACTGCTACGTCACAGCTCTTGCTACTCGTTCAGCTTTTCTGGAGAACACCAAGAGCTTTCGTCCTGCCCACTGGATCAAAGAGCACCACGAAAGACACCACCCCGGCAGAAACCGGCTGCGCCGCCAGAACCTCACCAGGGATTGCCACCCTCGGCAGCTCAGGCACAGCGGACTGTTTGTTCACCAGCCTTGCCAGCGTCAGTTCAACTACTGA
- the TP53INP1 gene encoding tumor protein p53-inducible nuclear protein 1 isoform X1 yields the protein MFQRLNNMLMGEIDSLSSQEPEFSEKEDDEWILVDFIADTCTNCSSEEVNVAEASAVDGSPVFSCLPSPLEHLPEASESCFIQFESCPMEESWFITPPPCFTAGGLTTIKVETSPMENLLIEHPSMSVYAVHNTCHSLNETGCGDEEFHSPGSPRAEARSEVAQRVHCYVTALATRSAFLENTKSFRPAHWIKEHHERHHPGRNRLRRQNLTRDCHPRQLRHSGLFVHQPCQRQFNY from the exons ATGTTCCAGAGGTTAAATAACATGCTCATGGGAGAGATTGACAGCTTGTCCAGCCAAGAGCCAGAGTTCAGTGAGAAAGAAGATGACGAGTGGATTCTGGTTGACTTTATAG CAGACACTTGCACTAATTGCTCCTCGGAGGAAGTGAATGTTGCTGAAGCATCGGCCGTGGATGGCTCTCCCGTCTTCTCCTGTTTACCATCTCCCTTGGAACACTTGCCAGAGGCCAGCGAGTCCTGCTTCATCCAGTTTGAGTCGTGTCCTATGGAGGAGAGCTGGTTTATTACCCCTCCCCCGTGTTTTACTGCAGGTGGATTAACCACTATCAAAGTGGAAACCAGCCCGATGGAGAACCTCCTCATAGAGCATCCCAGCATGTCTGTGTATGCTGTCCACAATACCTGTCACAGCCTTAATGAAACTGGATGTGGAGATGAGGAGTTTCACAGCCCGGGTAGTCCCAG AGCGGAGGCCCGAAGTGAAGTGGCGCAGCGCGTTCACTGCTACGTCACAGCTCTTGCTACTCGTTCAGCTTTTCTGGAGAACACCAAGAGCTTTCGTCCTGCCCACTGGATCAAAGAGCACCACGAAAGACACCACCCCGGCAGAAACCGGCTGCGCCGCCAGAACCTCACCAGGGATTGCCACCCTCGGCAGCTCAGGCACAGCGGACTGTTTGTTCACCAGCCTTGCCAGCGTCAGTTCAACTACTGA